Within Methyloterricola oryzae, the genomic segment CACGTGGAGCGATCAGACCCTCACCTTTGCGCGCAAAACGGACAAGAAGGGCCGGGTGACACAGTCCCTGAAAGGCACGATCAAGGCGCTCTTCTACCATCCTTCGGCCGGAGCCAACGCGAATGGTCTGGTGGCCGATATCTACCGCCCGGACACGACGGGCGAAGTGCTGATCGCGCAATGTTCGCTGAAGGCGGCCAAGAAGCGACGCTGGGCCACGTTGACCCTGAACGGTGCACCGCAGCGGCTGGGCACGGCGGTCTACCGCCTGGACGTGCAGTCCGCGGGCAAGGGCACTGCGACGGATCGGATCAAGGCCCGGTTCGGCGCTTGCGACGTCGATATGACTGCGGCTGGCGTGCAGCGCGGCATTCCTTCCCTTCGCGATGGCGACTACGCCGCCCTCCGCCGCCAGACTGATTAACCCGACCATGAGGCAGACCCATGAACAACGAGCCTAAACCGTCCCTGGACGAGATCCTGCAGGAAGCGCACGATTTCCGCGCTGCTTTCGGCTCCCTGCTCCTGGCGACCGCGGATGCCCAAGGTGTCCCCAATGCCAGCTACGCGCCTTACGTGACCGACGATGCAGGCTGCTATTTCGTCTATGTCAGCGAACTGGCGACCCACACGGCGAACCTGAGGGCCATCCCCAGGGCCAGCGTGCTGTTCATCGAAGACGAAGACAAGGCTCAGCAACTCTTTGCGCGGCGGCGACTGACCTGCGACTGCAGCGTCGAGGCCGTCGGCCGGGGGACGCCCCTTTGGGAGCACGCGCTCGACCGGCTCGAGGAAAGGCATGGCAAATTGATGGCCATGCTGCGCGGTCTGCAGGATTTCCACCTGTTCCGACTGGTGCCGTT encodes:
- a CDS encoding HugZ family protein; translation: MNNEPKPSLDEILQEAHDFRAAFGSLLLATADAQGVPNASYAPYVTDDAGCYFVYVSELATHTANLRAIPRASVLFIEDEDKAQQLFARRRLTCDCSVEAVGRGTPLWEHALDRLEERHGKLMAMLRGLQDFHLFRLVPLKAGYVRGFAQAYELGGAQLSEIRHVNDKGHRPKDTASANAMNQAAEA